In Morococcus cerebrosus, a single genomic region encodes these proteins:
- the rlmN gene encoding 23S rRNA (adenine(2503)-C(2))-methyltransferase RlmN, producing MKTNLLNYDLNGLTHHFAEMGEKPFRAKQVMRWIHQAGAQSFDEMTDLAKSLRLKLNEQASVDVPKLMMAQESTDGTRKWLLDVGTGNGVETVFIPEAERGTLCISSQVGCALECTFCSTGRQGFNRNLTAAEIIGQLWWANKAMGVTPKNERVISNVVMMGMGEPMANFDNVVTALSIMLDDHGYGLSRRRVTVSTSGMVPQMDRLRDAMPVALAVSLHASNDEVRDQIVPLNKKYPLKELMAACQRYLVKAPRDFITFEYVMLDGINDKAQHARELIELVKDVPCKFNLIPFNPFPNSGYERSTNENIRVFRDILQQAGFVVTVRKTRGDDIDAACGQLAGQVQDKTRRQQKWQQILVEQQS from the coding sequence ATGAAAACCAATCTGCTGAATTACGATTTAAACGGACTGACCCATCATTTTGCCGAGATGGGCGAAAAACCGTTCCGCGCCAAACAAGTCATGCGCTGGATCCACCAAGCCGGTGCGCAAAGTTTCGATGAAATGACCGATTTGGCAAAATCCCTGCGCCTGAAACTCAACGAACAGGCAAGCGTGGATGTGCCTAAACTGATGATGGCGCAAGAATCCACCGACGGTACGCGCAAATGGCTGTTGGATGTAGGAACGGGCAACGGCGTGGAAACGGTGTTTATTCCCGAAGCAGAACGCGGTACGTTGTGTATTTCCTCTCAAGTCGGCTGCGCATTGGAATGCACCTTCTGTTCTACCGGCCGCCAAGGTTTCAACCGTAATCTGACTGCTGCCGAAATCATTGGGCAACTGTGGTGGGCAAATAAAGCAATGGGCGTTACGCCGAAAAACGAACGCGTGATTTCCAATGTAGTCATGATGGGCATGGGCGAGCCAATGGCGAACTTTGATAATGTCGTTACTGCGCTGAGCATCATGCTGGACGATCATGGCTACGGCCTCAGCCGCCGCCGCGTTACCGTTTCTACATCGGGTATGGTGCCGCAAATGGACAGGCTGCGCGATGCGATGCCGGTTGCGCTAGCAGTATCCCTTCATGCTTCCAACGACGAAGTACGCGATCAAATCGTTCCGCTGAATAAAAAATATCCGTTGAAAGAGTTGATGGCGGCATGCCAACGCTATTTGGTCAAAGCACCAAGAGATTTCATTACTTTTGAATATGTTATGTTGGACGGAATTAATGACAAAGCGCAACATGCGCGCGAACTGATTGAGCTGGTAAAAGACGTACCGTGCAAATTCAATCTGATTCCGTTCAATCCTTTCCCCAATTCCGGCTACGAACGATCTACCAATGAAAATATCCGCGTTTTCCGCGATATTTTGCAGCAGGCAGGATTTGTGGTAACCGTCCGCAAAACGCGTGGCGACGATATTGACGCAGCTTGCGGTCAATTGGCAGGACAAGTACAAGATAAAACACGCCGCCAACAAAAATGGCAGCAGATTTTGGTTGAACAACAGAGCTGA
- the pilW gene encoding type IV pilus biogenesis/stability protein PilW produces the protein MKLNIWQPIILTLVLGACAGPKGPSRAERATQVANIKTQLAIEYMRGGDYRQATVSIEEALKADSSNEDAWLVRAQIYQYLKVREKAQESFQKALSLKPDNAEINNNYGWFLCSEMNNPAQSISYFDKALADPTYPSPFIANLNKGICSAKMGQYSLAEAYLERSLAAQPQFPPAFKELARTKMLAGNLNEADYYFRQYQSKVDVLQADDLLLGWKLATALGNSQAAYEYEAQLRANFPYSEQLQAVTTGK, from the coding sequence ATGAAACTGAACATTTGGCAACCCATTATTTTAACTTTGGTTTTGGGCGCATGCGCCGGCCCGAAAGGTCCAAGCAGAGCGGAACGTGCAACACAAGTCGCCAATATCAAAACCCAGTTGGCTATCGAATACATGCGCGGGGGCGATTACCGTCAAGCAACGGTGAGCATTGAAGAGGCATTGAAAGCGGACAGCAGCAATGAAGATGCATGGCTGGTTCGCGCGCAAATCTATCAATATCTTAAAGTTCGCGAAAAGGCGCAGGAAAGCTTCCAAAAAGCCCTATCTTTGAAACCTGACAATGCGGAAATCAACAATAACTATGGCTGGTTCTTGTGCAGCGAGATGAATAATCCTGCCCAGTCCATCAGTTATTTTGACAAAGCCCTGGCCGATCCGACTTATCCTTCTCCGTTTATCGCCAACCTCAACAAGGGCATTTGCAGCGCGAAGATGGGACAATATTCGCTGGCAGAAGCTTATCTCGAACGCTCTTTGGCTGCGCAACCTCAATTCCCGCCTGCGTTTAAAGAATTGGCAAGAACCAAAATGCTGGCAGGCAATTTAAACGAAGCGGACTATTATTTCCGTCAATACCAAAGCAAAGTCGATGTCTTGCAGGCAGATGATTTGCTGCTGGGTTGGAAATTGGCAACCGCTTTGGGCAATAGCCAGGCAGCCTACGAATACGAAGCCCAGTTAAGGGCAAACTTCCCCTACTCGGAACAATTACAGGCAGTAACCACAGGTAAGTAA
- a CDS encoding helix-turn-helix domain-containing protein: MENQKKNEYDIQAAKSLGDELGQLRHKSGWDIDEVARRLKLSAEQIEALEKGDYSFFSGLVFVMGYLRSYARLLKIDETTITGRLKAISAPEEDHVYLVDRKQNAGLNYQDGEKVGFPKWVLGMAALILLGGGIYVWQSKSNHENEQQVAQNSDAVRNSMQTPDLKKENVAVSNMAENGKQEISNAEKAASSVAASEAAASAPEVKVDSDELWIKVQYRSNLIITDKKGTMIFSRIIPAGSERRFKGGAPYNVWIGIATGAQANYGGTTINLAEYRVAGEKSASFVAGKK; this comes from the coding sequence ATGGAAAATCAAAAGAAAAACGAATACGACATTCAAGCTGCCAAATCATTGGGTGATGAGCTGGGACAACTCAGACACAAATCAGGTTGGGATATTGACGAAGTAGCGAGACGGTTGAAACTGTCTGCCGAACAAATTGAAGCACTTGAAAAAGGAGACTATTCTTTCTTTTCAGGATTGGTCTTCGTTATGGGCTATCTGCGTTCTTATGCCCGTCTATTGAAAATCGATGAAACAACCATTACAGGTCGTCTGAAAGCCATTTCCGCGCCGGAAGAAGACCATGTCTATCTGGTTGATCGCAAACAAAATGCCGGCTTGAACTACCAAGATGGTGAAAAAGTCGGTTTTCCCAAATGGGTTTTGGGCATGGCGGCGCTCATCCTGCTTGGCGGCGGTATTTATGTTTGGCAAAGCAAGTCCAATCATGAAAACGAACAACAAGTCGCGCAAAACAGCGATGCAGTACGCAACAGTATGCAGACGCCGGATTTGAAAAAAGAAAATGTTGCCGTTTCCAATATGGCAGAAAACGGCAAACAAGAAATATCCAATGCCGAAAAAGCAGCTTCAAGTGTCGCCGCATCCGAAGCAGCGGCATCCGCACCTGAAGTCAAAGTCGATTCAGACGAGCTTTGGATTAAAGTCCAATACCGAAGCAATCTGATTATCACCGACAAGAAAGGTACCATGATTTTCAGCCGGATCATTCCCGCAGGAAGCGAAAGGCGTTTTAAAGGCGGTGCGCCCTACAATGTCTGGATCGGTATTGCCACAGGCGCACAAGCCAATTACGGCGGGACAACCATCAATCTGGCAGAATACCGGGTTGCCGGTGAAAAATCAGCTTCCTTTGTAGCAGGAAAAAAATAA
- the ispG gene encoding flavodoxin-dependent (E)-4-hydroxy-3-methylbut-2-enyl-diphosphate synthase, whose amino-acid sequence MNTSKRRQTHQVQIDHLTVGSDAPVVVQSMTNTDTADAKATALQVKELSDAGSEMVRITVNSPEAASKVAEIRQRLDDMGYTTPLIGDFHFNGERLLAEFPECGKALSKYRINPGNVGKGAKGDEKFAYMIRTAAENDKAVRIGVNWGSLDQSLAKRMMDANLASSSPKPPEEIMKEALIISALESAEKAVRLGLPENKIILSCKVSSVQDLIQVYRELGSRCQYPLHLGLTEAGMGSKGIVASTAALAVLLQEGIGDTIRISLTPEPGSSRTQEVIVGQEILQTMGLRSFTPMVTACPGCGRTTSTVFQELAQDVQNYLRQKMTVWRTLYPGVESLNVAVMGCVVNGPGESKLADIGISLPGTGETPVAPVYVDGERKVTLKGDNIAAEFLEIVEEYVKVNYCEGGAKRNQNRIIPIQSA is encoded by the coding sequence ATGAACACATCCAAACGCCGCCAAACCCATCAAGTACAAATCGATCATCTCACCGTCGGTTCGGATGCACCCGTTGTCGTGCAATCAATGACCAATACCGACACCGCAGATGCTAAAGCAACCGCCCTGCAAGTCAAAGAATTGAGCGATGCAGGCTCAGAAATGGTGCGCATTACCGTCAACAGCCCGGAAGCCGCCTCCAAAGTTGCCGAAATCCGCCAGCGTTTGGACGACATGGGTTACACCACCCCGCTGATTGGCGACTTCCATTTCAATGGCGAACGTCTGTTGGCAGAATTTCCCGAGTGCGGCAAAGCCTTGTCCAAATACCGTATCAACCCCGGTAATGTCGGCAAAGGCGCAAAAGGCGATGAAAAATTTGCCTATATGATTCGGACTGCTGCCGAAAACGACAAAGCCGTCCGTATCGGCGTCAACTGGGGTTCGCTTGACCAAAGCCTCGCCAAGCGCATGATGGATGCCAATCTGGCGTCCTCATCGCCCAAACCGCCCGAAGAAATCATGAAAGAAGCCTTGATTATTTCGGCGTTGGAATCTGCTGAAAAAGCCGTCCGATTAGGTTTGCCTGAAAACAAAATCATCTTGTCGTGCAAGGTCAGCTCCGTTCAAGATTTGATTCAGGTTTACCGCGAACTGGGCAGCCGCTGCCAATATCCGCTCCACTTAGGCTTGACAGAAGCAGGCATGGGCAGCAAAGGCATTGTCGCTTCGACTGCTGCCTTGGCCGTACTGCTTCAAGAAGGTATCGGCGACACCATCCGCATTTCCCTGACCCCTGAACCCGGCAGCTCGCGCACGCAGGAAGTCATCGTCGGTCAGGAAATTCTACAAACCATGGGACTGCGCTCGTTTACCCCCATGGTTACCGCCTGCCCGGGCTGCGGACGCACCACCAGCACAGTCTTCCAAGAGCTTGCCCAAGACGTACAAAATTACCTTCGCCAAAAAATGACCGTATGGCGCACCCTTTACCCCGGTGTAGAATCTTTAAACGTTGCCGTCATGGGTTGCGTCGTTAACGGACCGGGCGAAAGCAAACTGGCAGACATCGGCATCAGCCTGCCCGGAACCGGTGAAACCCCTGTTGCCCCGGTTTATGTTGACGGAGAACGCAAAGTGACTTTAAAAGGCGACAACATTGCAGCCGAATTCTTAGAGATTGTCGAAGAATACGTCAAAGTCAATTATTGCGAAGGCGGTGCAAAACGCAATCAAAACCGTATCATCCCGATACAGTCAGCTTGA
- a CDS encoding formylglycine-generating enzyme family protein produces the protein MKLIPLLAFFTLVASGSAAAAEMAKVEGGSYRPLYLKKETSIIKVKPFQIDKYPVTNAEFAEFVKKHPQWQKGKVSSKQAEPAYLKHWVKTGSNSYAPKPNELKHPVTNVSWFAANAYCTAQGKRLPTIDQWEFAGLASATQKNGSAEPGYNRTILDWYADGGRNGLHDVGKSKPNYWGIYDMHGLIWEWTEDFNSSLLSSGNADTQMFCSGASVGSSDPSNYAAFLRYGIRTSLQSKYVLHNLGFRCASK, from the coding sequence ATGAAACTCATACCACTCCTCGCCTTCTTTACCCTTGTCGCAAGCGGCAGTGCAGCAGCGGCCGAAATGGCAAAAGTTGAAGGAGGCAGCTACCGCCCGCTCTATCTGAAGAAAGAAACAAGCATCATTAAAGTCAAACCCTTCCAAATCGACAAATATCCCGTTACCAATGCCGAATTTGCAGAGTTTGTCAAAAAACACCCGCAGTGGCAAAAAGGCAAAGTCAGCTCCAAACAAGCCGAACCTGCCTACCTCAAACACTGGGTTAAAACAGGCAGCAACAGCTACGCGCCCAAACCCAACGAACTGAAACATCCGGTAACCAACGTATCTTGGTTTGCCGCCAATGCCTACTGTACTGCGCAAGGCAAACGCCTGCCGACCATAGACCAATGGGAATTTGCCGGACTTGCCTCCGCCACACAGAAAAACGGTTCTGCCGAACCCGGCTACAACCGTACCATTCTTGACTGGTATGCAGACGGCGGCAGAAACGGCTTGCACGATGTCGGTAAAAGCAAACCCAACTACTGGGGCATTTACGATATGCACGGCCTGATTTGGGAATGGACGGAAGACTTCAACAGCAGCCTGCTCTCGTCAGGCAATGCCGATACGCAAATGTTTTGCAGCGGCGCATCCGTAGGCTCCAGTGACCCATCAAATTACGCCGCCTTCCTGCGCTACGGCATTCGCACTAGCCTGCAATCGAAATACGTCCTGCACAACCTAGGCTTCCGTTGCGCCTCGAAATAA